From the Acidobacteriota bacterium genome, one window contains:
- a CDS encoding glycosyltransferase family 4 protein yields the protein MRPMRVGLDAIPLVAAKTGIGHYTDALADALARAHHEHQYTLLSPFDFPFEFNGQSSGLSNGNGKADSHSNGQSKPPNLIKQFLPVRSIFRHWWLVGLPALMRISPFDVFHGTNYCIPLWANCPTVVTIHDLSLFTQAHTHENENVKRGKRRMPLMARRATLIIAPSEWTKRETIEHLGVKEHKLRVIPEAARPHLHPLREDEIQPVLEKHDIRGPYLLYVGTIEPRKNLLTLLRAYADLLRTTEQRPQLVLAGGKGWLFDEVFKLVEELQLQEHVTFTGYVDDADLPALYSAAQAFVYPSSYEGFGLPPLEAMACGTPVITSNVTSLPEVVGQAGLTHAPDDARALTEAMATLLSDFNVHAHFQQAGLERAQLFSWERAARATQAVYDEVFNYWHKK from the coding sequence TTGCGCCCTATGCGAGTGGGCCTCGACGCAATTCCCTTAGTAGCGGCAAAAACAGGCATCGGACATTATACGGACGCATTGGCCGATGCCCTGGCACGCGCGCATCACGAACACCAGTACACGCTGCTTTCTCCCTTTGATTTTCCCTTTGAATTCAACGGCCAGTCCAGCGGGTTAAGCAATGGCAATGGCAAGGCCGACAGTCACTCCAACGGCCAGAGTAAGCCGCCGAATCTGATCAAACAATTTCTACCGGTGCGTTCGATCTTCCGCCATTGGTGGCTGGTGGGCTTGCCTGCGCTGATGCGCATTTCGCCGTTCGATGTCTTTCATGGCACCAACTACTGCATTCCGCTGTGGGCCAACTGTCCGACGGTCGTGACCATTCACGATCTATCGCTGTTTACCCAGGCCCACACGCACGAGAACGAGAACGTCAAACGCGGTAAACGGCGCATGCCCTTGATGGCACGGCGCGCCACGCTGATCATCGCGCCCAGCGAATGGACGAAGCGCGAAACCATCGAACATTTGGGCGTCAAAGAACACAAGCTGCGCGTCATTCCCGAAGCCGCGCGCCCGCACCTGCACCCGCTGCGCGAAGATGAAATCCAGCCGGTGTTGGAAAAGCACGATATTCGCGGGCCATATCTGCTTTACGTCGGCACCATTGAGCCGCGCAAGAATTTGCTGACGTTGTTGCGTGCCTACGCCGACCTGCTGCGGACGACCGAACAGCGCCCACAATTGGTGCTGGCAGGAGGCAAGGGCTGGCTCTTTGACGAAGTGTTCAAGCTCGTCGAAGAATTGCAACTGCAAGAGCACGTCACGTTCACCGGTTATGTGGACGATGCCGACCTGCCCGCGCTTTATTCGGCGGCGCAGGCCTTTGTCTATCCTTCATCATACGAAGGCTTCGGCTTGCCGCCGCTCGAAGCGATGGCCTGCGGTACGCCGGTCATTACCAGCAACGTGACCAGCTTGCCGGAAGTCGTCGGCCAAGCCGGTCTCACGCACGCTCCCGATGACGCGCGGGCGTTGACGGAAGCAATGGCAACGCTGCTCAGTGATTTCAATGTGCACGCACATTTTCAACAGGCTGGGCTGGAACGCGCTCAGCTCTTTTCATGGGAGCGCGCCGCCCGCGCCACCCAAGCGGTTTACGACGAAGTCTTTAACTACTGGCACAAAAAGTAG
- a CDS encoding DUF1698 domain-containing protein, whose amino-acid sequence MNSTELRQKLLDDAQQSNQEMAAGSWWHSLDLGNGLVTPGVHSLAELRDNFGHFNLPDDLAGRSVLDIGCWDGFYSFEAERRGARVTSVDCWRPENFFKAKAALHAQAEFHELSVYDVTNARLGAFDIVFFLGVLYHLRHPLLALERVCEVTRDFAIIESHVVDKLHAAQEPVMEFYEFDELGGQYDNWWGPNAECMARMLRSAGFARVELLRQEATRATFKAHRHWHDYPAKSAPTLRLRELFNAVTIKPEFPRTGRHAFLAALVEGLPTHAQRWDTRVEIGSFGIHPIYVGPSGDPAKAGLTQINAPLPPGLALGEAAVRIWHAGQRTEDGRIEVIEGTQW is encoded by the coding sequence ATGAATAGTACTGAACTTCGACAAAAACTGCTGGACGATGCCCAGCAATCCAATCAAGAAATGGCGGCTGGTTCGTGGTGGCACAGCCTGGATTTGGGCAATGGCCTGGTCACGCCGGGCGTGCATTCGCTGGCCGAATTGCGCGACAACTTCGGCCATTTCAACTTGCCGGATGATCTGGCCGGACGCAGCGTGCTCGACATCGGCTGCTGGGACGGCTTCTATTCGTTTGAAGCCGAACGGCGTGGCGCGCGCGTGACCTCGGTGGATTGCTGGCGGCCCGAAAACTTTTTCAAAGCCAAAGCCGCCCTGCATGCGCAGGCTGAATTTCATGAGCTGAGTGTTTACGATGTGACCAACGCGCGACTGGGCGCGTTCGACATCGTTTTCTTTCTGGGCGTGCTCTATCACCTGCGCCATCCTCTGCTGGCGTTGGAGCGGGTGTGCGAAGTGACGCGCGATTTCGCCATCATTGAATCGCACGTGGTGGACAAGCTACACGCCGCGCAGGAACCAGTAATGGAATTTTACGAATTCGACGAACTCGGCGGGCAATATGACAACTGGTGGGGGCCGAATGCCGAGTGCATGGCGCGGATGCTGCGTTCCGCCGGTTTCGCCCGCGTCGAACTGTTGCGGCAGGAAGCCACGCGCGCGACCTTCAAGGCGCATCGCCATTGGCACGATTATCCGGCCAAGTCCGCACCCACATTGCGACTGCGCGAACTGTTCAACGCCGTGACGATCAAGCCAGAATTTCCGCGCACGGGGCGGCACGCCTTTTTGGCGGCGCTGGTGGAAGGGCTGCCCACGCACGCGCAACGTTGGGACACACGGGTGGAAATCGGGAGCTTCGGCATTCATCCGATTTATGTCGGTCCGTCCGGCGATCCAGCCAAGGCTGGTTTGACGCAGATCAATGCGCCGCTGCCGCCGGGGCTGGCGTTAGGCGAAGCTGCGGTGCGGATTTGGCACGCTGGGCAGCGCACAGAAGACGGCAGGATTGAAGTGATTGAAGGCACGCAATGGTAG
- a CDS encoding histidine triad nucleotide-binding protein, giving the protein MTEADCLFCKLAEGTIPSEKVYEDDQALAFRDLHPQAPTHVLLIPKEHLDSLNDASQSDQPLLGYLLRLVPKIANQLGIAESGFRTVINTGGEGGQTVDHLHIHLLGGRPMTWPPG; this is encoded by the coding sequence ATGACAGAAGCCGATTGCCTCTTTTGCAAACTTGCGGAGGGCACGATCCCGTCCGAGAAAGTCTATGAAGACGACCAAGCACTGGCCTTCCGCGACCTGCACCCACAGGCACCCACCCATGTGCTGTTGATTCCCAAAGAACACCTGGACTCATTAAACGACGCCAGTCAGAGCGACCAACCCTTGCTGGGCTACCTGCTGCGCCTGGTACCCAAGATCGCCAACCAGTTGGGCATTGCCGAAAGCGGCTTTCGCACCGTGATCAATACGGGCGGCGAGGGCGGCCAGACGGTTGATCATTTGCACATCCATTTGCTGGGCGGACGGCCGATGACTTGGCCGCCGGGCTAA
- a CDS encoding glutaminyl-peptide cyclotransferase, giving the protein MPLTAPVRVPVYTYEVVNVYPHDAAAFTQGLVFYQGALFESTGLNGSSSLRKVELETGRVLKKLDVPSQYFAEGLALFNGRLLQLTWQNHVGFVYDQETFQQLNTFSYSGEGWGLANDGKSLILSDGSNQIRFLDPNTFQVQRTITVRDRGQAVARLNELEYVNGEIFANIWYTDRVARINPADGSVVGWIELNGLLTPQDGSRADVLNGIAYDAATNRLFVTGKLWPKLFEIKLKVGRNEVRR; this is encoded by the coding sequence ATGCCTTTAACAGCGCCTGTCAGAGTGCCGGTTTACACTTACGAGGTGGTCAACGTCTATCCGCACGACGCGGCGGCGTTCACCCAGGGCTTGGTGTTTTACCAGGGCGCGCTGTTTGAGAGCACCGGGCTGAATGGCTCATCCAGTTTGCGGAAAGTCGAATTGGAAACCGGGCGCGTGCTGAAAAAGCTGGATGTTCCGTCGCAGTATTTTGCCGAAGGGCTGGCCCTGTTCAATGGACGCTTGTTGCAACTGACCTGGCAAAACCACGTGGGTTTTGTTTACGACCAGGAAACCTTTCAGCAACTCAACACTTTTTCCTACTCCGGCGAAGGTTGGGGCCTCGCCAACGATGGCAAGTCGCTGATCTTGAGCGACGGCAGCAACCAGATTCGCTTTCTCGACCCGAACACCTTTCAAGTGCAACGCACCATCACCGTGCGTGATCGCGGACAAGCGGTGGCGCGGCTGAATGAACTGGAATACGTCAACGGCGAAATCTTCGCCAACATTTGGTACACCGACCGCGTGGCCCGCATCAATCCGGCGGATGGCAGCGTAGTGGGCTGGATTGAGCTAAACGGCTTGCTCACGCCACAAGATGGCAGCCGCGCCGATGTGTTGAATGGCATTGCCTATGATGCCGCCACGAATCGTTTGTTTGTGACGGGGAAGCTGTGGCCGAAATTGTTTGAGATTAAGTTGAAGGTTGGGCGGAATGAAGTGAGAAGGTAG
- a CDS encoding sigma-54-dependent Fis family transcriptional regulator produces the protein MAKKGNVLVVDDEEVMRDVLESLLSGDGFRVDLAKTGEEGLARLHERTYDAVLLDVSMPGIGGLRTLEEILKLDSEAVVIMITAYATFDTAIAAWQLGAFNCIRKPFDNQQILKTVAAGISRRRGDEERRVLRRTLKTSADRSQIVGTSTPMREVFDLIEQVAPARSTVLITGESGTGKEVVARSIHFSSPRAEAGQFVAVNCSNIPSELLESELFGHTKGAFTGAVAAKKGLFEVADGGSIFLDEITTIPPETQARLLRVIQEREFTPLGDTQPRRVDVRIIAATNSDLQRAVKQGDFREDLFYRLNVINIHLPPLRERRSDILLLAQHFIRKYNAENGRNLPEQLSPEVLRLLEAYPWPGNVRELESAIERAVIVARGDELTPECLREEVLHPRASQTGDSDSSDVAGALDIARGISFYDEVSRFEVELIRRALELTGGHQSKAAKLLGMNNTTLNSKIKVYNIKP, from the coding sequence ATGGCAAAAAAGGGCAATGTCCTGGTTGTGGACGATGAAGAAGTGATGCGCGACGTGCTGGAAAGCCTGCTGTCCGGCGACGGCTTTCGCGTGGATTTGGCCAAGACCGGCGAAGAGGGCTTGGCGCGCTTGCACGAGCGCACTTACGACGCGGTTTTGCTGGACGTTTCGATGCCCGGCATCGGCGGCTTGCGCACGCTGGAAGAAATTCTGAAGCTGGATAGCGAAGCCGTCGTGATTATGATCACGGCCTATGCGACCTTCGACACGGCCATCGCGGCTTGGCAATTGGGCGCCTTCAATTGCATCCGCAAGCCTTTCGACAATCAGCAAATTTTGAAAACAGTCGCCGCCGGGATTTCGCGCCGCCGGGGCGATGAAGAACGTCGCGTGTTGCGGCGCACCTTGAAGACTTCGGCGGATCGCAGCCAGATTGTCGGCACTTCGACTCCGATGCGCGAAGTCTTCGATCTGATCGAACAGGTTGCGCCCGCGCGTTCGACGGTGTTGATCACGGGCGAATCGGGTACTGGCAAAGAGGTCGTCGCACGCTCCATTCATTTTTCCAGCCCGCGTGCCGAGGCCGGCCAATTCGTCGCCGTCAATTGCAGCAACATCCCGTCTGAACTGCTCGAATCGGAACTCTTCGGCCACACCAAAGGCGCGTTCACGGGTGCGGTCGCTGCCAAAAAAGGTTTGTTTGAAGTCGCCGACGGCGGTTCGATCTTTCTGGATGAGATCACCACGATTCCGCCTGAAACACAGGCGCGCTTGCTGCGCGTGATTCAGGAACGCGAGTTCACGCCGCTGGGCGACACGCAACCGCGCCGCGTGGATGTGCGCATCATCGCGGCCACCAACAGCGATTTGCAGCGCGCGGTCAAGCAAGGCGATTTCCGCGAAGACCTGTTTTACCGCCTGAACGTCATCAACATTCATCTGCCGCCGTTGCGCGAGCGGCGCTCTGACATTCTTTTGTTGGCGCAACATTTCATTCGCAAATACAACGCCGAGAATGGGCGCAATCTGCCCGAGCAGCTTTCGCCCGAAGTCTTGCGCTTGCTCGAAGCCTACCCCTGGCCCGGCAATGTGCGCGAATTGGAATCCGCCATCGAGCGCGCCGTCATTGTCGCCCGTGGCGATGAACTGACGCCCGAATGTTTGCGCGAGGAAGTTTTGCACCCACGGGCCAGCCAGACCGGCGACAGCGATTCTTCGGATGTCGCTGGCGCGCTCGACATCGCTCGCGGCATTTCGTTTTACGATGAAGTTTCGCGCTTTGAGGTCGAACTCATTCGGCGCGCGCTCGAACTGACAGGCGGGCATCAAAGCAAAGCGGCCAAGCTGTTGGGGATGAACAACACGACGCTGAATAGCAAGATCAAGGTTTATAACATCAAGCCGTGA
- a CDS encoding SOS response-associated peptidase produces MCGRFTRKHTAAEIAERFEVEADEAEFGPPRYNIAPSQNVPVIYFNAGRHVRLCKWGLVPYWAKDPAMGNKMINAKAETLAEKPSFKYALEKRRCLIPADGFYEWDKSTKPAQPVYIHRRDARLFAFAGLWEECKLLDGTRLQTCTIITVEPNALIRSFHHRMAALLRPEDEAAWLDPANKPAQVLPLLRPYPDGELEAYPVSTAVNSPRRDEPSMIGRLATE; encoded by the coding sequence ATGTGTGGAAGATTCACGCGCAAACACACGGCGGCAGAGATCGCCGAACGCTTTGAAGTCGAGGCGGACGAGGCTGAATTCGGCCCGCCCCGCTATAACATCGCGCCTTCGCAAAACGTACCGGTGATTTATTTCAACGCGGGTCGGCACGTGCGGCTTTGCAAATGGGGGCTGGTGCCGTACTGGGCCAAAGACCCGGCTATGGGCAACAAAATGATCAACGCCAAGGCCGAGACGCTGGCCGAAAAGCCTTCATTCAAATACGCGCTCGAAAAACGCCGCTGTCTGATTCCCGCCGATGGCTTTTACGAATGGGATAAAAGTACTAAACCGGCGCAACCGGTATACATCCACCGGCGCGACGCGAGGCTGTTCGCCTTTGCCGGCTTGTGGGAGGAATGCAAGCTGCTGGATGGCACGCGGCTGCAAACGTGCACGATCATCACGGTCGAGCCGAACGCGCTGATCCGCAGCTTTCACCATCGCATGGCGGCGCTCTTGCGGCCTGAAGACGAAGCTGCGTGGCTCGATCCGGCCAACAAACCCGCGCAGGTGCTGCCGCTGTTGCGGCCTTACCCGGATGGCGAGTTGGAAGCTTATCCGGTCTCGACGGCGGTCAACAGCCCGAGGCGCGATGAACCGTCAATGATCGGGCGGCTGGCGACAGAGTAG
- a CDS encoding cysteine-rich CWC family protein — protein sequence MLRELTQFILPSGRAPSTCEACGEPFQCGASLTGCWCFKIKLDEVTRQRMRTQYCACLCQACLERFAQPTPADNP from the coding sequence ATGTTGCGTGAACTCACCCAATTCATCTTGCCCTCAGGTCGCGCGCCAAGCACATGCGAAGCGTGTGGAGAGCCGTTTCAATGCGGCGCTTCGTTGACCGGCTGCTGGTGTTTCAAGATCAAACTCGACGAGGTTACGCGGCAACGCATGCGCACGCAGTACTGCGCTTGCCTGTGCCAGGCTTGCCTGGAACGCTTTGCGCAACCAACGCCTGCGGACAATCCCTAA